One Chanodichthys erythropterus isolate Z2021 chromosome 22, ASM2448905v1, whole genome shotgun sequence DNA window includes the following coding sequences:
- the rpl17 gene encoding 60S ribosomal protein L17, with protein sequence MVRYSLDPENPTKSCKSRGSNLRVHFKNTRETAQAIKGMHIRKANKYLKDVMVKHQCVPFRRYNGGVGRCAQAKQHNWTQGRWPKKSAEFLLHMLKNAESNAELKGLDVDSLVIEHIQVNKAPKMRRRTYRAHGRINPYMSSPCHIEMILTEKEQIVPKPEEEVSQKKKISQKKLKKQKLMARE encoded by the exons ATGGTCCGCTACTCTCTCGACCCGGAGAACCCGACTAAAT CATGCAAGTCGAGGGGCTCAAACCTTCGTGTTCACTTCAAG AACACCCGCGAGACCGCCCAGGCCATCAAAGGCATGCACATCCGCAAGGCTAACAAGTACCTGAAGGATGTGATGGTGAAGCACCAGTGTGTTCCCTTCCGTCGTTACAATGGTGGTGTTGGCCGTTGTGCTCAG gCAAAGCAGCATAACTGGACTCAGGGACGCTGGCCCAAGAAGAGCGCAGAGTTCCTGCTCCATATGCTGAAGAATGCAGAAAGCAACGCTGAGCTCAAG GGTTTGGATGTAGACTCTCTGGTGATTGAGCACATCCAGGTGAACAAGGCCCCAAAGATGCGTAGACGTACTTACCGTGCCCATGGACGCATCAACCCCTACATGAGCTCCCCATGCCACATCGAAATGATCCTCACTGAGAAGGAACAGATCGTTCCCAAACCAGAGGAGGAGGTGTCTCAGAAGAAAAAG ATTTCTCAGAAGAAACTGAAGAAGCAGAAGCTTATGGCTCGGgagtaa